In the genome of Apostichopus japonicus isolate 1M-3 chromosome 15, ASM3797524v1, whole genome shotgun sequence, one region contains:
- the LOC139980881 gene encoding serine/threonine-protein kinase Nek8-like has protein sequence MDNYEKIRVVGRGAFGTVYLSRRQNDRKLVIIKQIPVEQMTKDERQSALNEAKVLSMLEHPNIIEYYENFLEDKALMIVMEYAEGGTLFDYLQQRGNSLLDEDEVLYLITQILLSLQHVHFKQILHRDLKTQNILMNKDRDVVKTGDFGISKILSSKSKAVTVVGTPCYISPELCEGKPYNQKSDIWAVGCILYELLTLKKAFEASTLPALVMKIMRGSVAPVSDRYSIHVRKLLTSMLQQDPDKRPTTNQVMAEPIVVKTLARIIFEMGKVKSPIRMVRPPSVHPSHQKRKGKANSPRPSLLQGSPSSVVLDSSNSSSVLKPCPLSVVYTWGAGISRPVALPLPNSDIEIEDIAVGRLQRAAVTTNGRLIIWEVSSLKAEAVIPGAMDQHAEIFVPRFLEGQSAVTIKQVSCGELFTACLTDRGILMTFGSGAHGCLGHGNFQDVSQAKIVESLLGYEISHVACGTSHIVAVSNEDEVFSWGRGDNGRLGIGFLESFATPQAVPLSGHLQFTAVRCGLDCSILITNTKTLFACGNNRYNKLGLDQHDGSSISVVQDSSSFRPVSSNPLKDLLIQSVGLGTSHSVYLSDSGDCWVLGSNQYGQMGSKDSQVSPRHPFKLPLPGDAKLTQVSCGDMFTVAVTEDGEVFSWGKNSRGRLGRKTEEDSHDPQPVSLPQDHPFGVISLSCSHGNTLLSLKSEYET, from the exons ATGGATAACTACGAAAAGATACGGGTTGTTGGAAGAGGTGCTTTCGG CACAGTTTACTTGAGTCGTCGGCAGAACGATCGCAAGCTCGTGATCATAAAGCAGATACCCGTTGAACAAATGACAAAAGATGAAAGACAATCAGCTCTGAATGAGGCAAAAGTTCTATCAATGCTTGAGCATCCCAATATTATAGAGTATTATGAAAATTTCCTTGAAGACAAAGCCCTGATGATAGTAATGGAATATGCAGAAG GGGGAACCCTCTTTGACTATTTACAACAGAGGGGCAACTCGCTTTTGGATGAAGAC GAAGTCCTTTACCTAATCACACAGATACTCTTGTCCCTGCAACATGTACACTTTAAGCAGATCCTCCATAGAGATCTGAAAACTCAGAACATCCTCATGAACAAGGACAGAGACGTCGTCAAGACCGGTGACTTTGGAATCTCCAAAATCCTGAGCAGTAAGAGCAAAGCTGTGACAGTAGTTGGTACACCTTGCTATATCTCACCGGAACTGTGTGAGGGTAAACC TTACAACCAGAAGAGTGACATCTGGGCGGTGGGGTGTATTCTTTACGAATTATTGACTCTCAAGAAGGCCTTTGAAGCAAGC ACTCTACCAGCCCTTGTCATGAAGATCATGCGTGGTTCAGTAGCCCCTGTGTCCGATCGTTATAGCATCCACGTACGGAAGCTCTTAACGAGCATGCTTCAGCAGGACCCGGACAAACGGCCTACCACCAATCAGGTCATGGCAGAACCCATCGTGGTGAAAACTCTGGCTCGCATCATTTTCGAGATGGGGAAAGTTAAAAGCCCTATACG AATGGTAAGGCCTCCCTCTGTTCATCCTTCACATCAGAAGAGGAAAGGGAAAGCAAACAGTCCAAGACCAAGTCTGCTTCAGG GTTCTCCATCTAGTGTGGTTCTGGACAGTAGTAACAGCAGTAGCGTCCTGAAGCCTTGCCCTCTGTCAGTGGTGTACACGTGGGGGGCAGGTATTAGCCGTCCTGTTGCCCTACCTTTACCAAACAGTGACATTGAAATAGAGGATATTGCTGTAGGTAGACTGCAGAGGGCAGCAGTGACTACCAATGGCAGGCTGATCATCTGGGAG GTATCTAGTCTGAAGGCAGAGGCAGTGATACCAGGAGCAATGGATCAACATGCTGAAATATTTGTGCCCAGATTTTTGGAAGGCCAGTCTGCTGTAACAATAAAGCAAGTTTCCTGTGGGGAGCTATTCACTGCATGCCTAACTG ATCGAGGTATCTTGATGACCTTTGGCAGCGGTGCACACGGTTGCCTCGGACACGGTAACTTTCAAGACGTCTCGCAAGCCAAGATCGTGGAATCTTTGCTGGGATATGAGATCTCCCACGTAGCTTGCGGAACATCTCACATCGTCGCAGTGTCAAATGAGGATGAAGTATTTTCTTGGGGACGTGGGGATAATG GTCGGTTGGGGATCGGTTTCTTGGAGTCTTTTGCCACTCCCCAGGCGGTGCCCCTGTCAGGTCACCTTCAGTTTACTGCTGTGAGGTGTGGTCTAGATTGCAGCATTCTGATCACAAACACAAAGACACTCTTTGCCTGTGGCAATAATCG ATATAACAAACTTGGCCTAGATCAGCATGATGGAAGCTCCATCTCAGTGGTTCAGGACTCTTCATCCTTCCGGCCTGTCTCTTCTAATCCATTGAAGGATTTATTAATTCAGAGTGTTGGTCTGGGAACCTCCCACTCTGTATACTTATCAG ATTCTGGTGATTGTTGGGTATTAGGTTCTAATCAGTATGGACAGATGGGCTCTAAAGACAGTCAAGTTTCTCCCAGACATCCCTTTAAGTTACCGTTGCCAGGAGATGCTAAACTTACTCAAGTCTCCTGCGGTGACATGTTCACCGTCGCTGTAACAGAAG ATGGGGAAGTATTCTCGTGGGGCAAAAATAGTCGGGGTCGTCTGGGGAGGAAGACGGAAGAAGATTCACATGATCCGCAGCCAGTTTCTCTTCCTCAAGATCATCCTTTTGGAGTCATTTCTCTCTCTTGTAGTCATGGCAACACACTGCTCTCCCTGAAAT CGGAATATGAGACGTGA